The Rhododendron vialii isolate Sample 1 chromosome 6a, ASM3025357v1 genome includes a window with the following:
- the LOC131330887 gene encoding serine/threonine-protein kinase STY17-like: protein MGGGTAMEPVSSQPRWRMEKFEVYRVVLQGLRDSENKEASQPGFEVELCNHFDRFPPSYATEVNVLQPEDVITHMRLLRRAEDPTTRPAFEVRIVQFKSNVDAQTSGGSTKLKQFFEIAFSTVDKPKLLNQLTSLLSEIGLNIEEAHAFSTSDGYALDVFVVYGWPSEETEQLKDALEKKIPKIEIEDINTADKRIASRLKIEQTAKALQEARVRVQLLEEEHALAVQEDLAIASVATSSPQLGPDDSVFKDVLIRFSL from the exons ATGGGAGGAGGCACAGCGATGGAGCCCGTGTCGAGCCAGCCTCGGTGGCGGATGGAGAAGTTTGAGGTTTATCGGGTGGTACTTCAAGGACTCAGAGATTCGGAGAACAAAGAGGCGAGTCAACCAGGTTTCGAGGTCGAGTTATGCAATCACTTCGATCGATTTCCTCCTAG CTATGCAACAGAAGTGAATGTATTGCAGCCAGAAGATGTTATTACGCACATGAGGTTGCTGCGTCGGGCAGAAGACCCTACTACTAGACCTGCATTTGAAGTCCGTATTGTGCAG TTCAAGAGCAATGTGGATGCACAAACTTCTGGTGGTTCTACCAAGCTGAA ACAGTtctttgaaattgccttttcaACGGTTGACAAGCCCAAACTCCTCAATCAG TTAACTTCCTTACTTTCTGAGATTGGGCTGAATATCGAAGAAGCACATGCTTTTTCAACTTCAGATGGTTACGCCTTGGATGTATTTGTTGTTTATGGCTGGCCATCCGAG GAAACAGAGCAGCTTAAGGATGCATTGGAGAAGAAAATTCCTAAGATTGAG ATCGAGGACATCAATACTGCAGACAAAAGGATTGCATCACGCCTGAAGATTGAACAGACAGCAAAGGCTCTTCAGGAAGCACGGGTCCGTGTGCAACTACTGGAAGAGGAGCATGCCTTGGCTGTTCAGGAAGACCTCGCCATAGCTAGTGTAGCCACATCTTCTCCACAGTTGGGCCCAGACGACTCTGTTTTTAAGGACGTCTTGATTAGGTTTTCATTGTAA
- the LOC131330888 gene encoding serine/threonine-protein kinase STY8-like: MNTISEFLYSFTFSSRPTYAFGLSPSLELALKAKGSNGQGGGDCDLHSFRHFYEITISTVDKPKLLSKLTSLLSEIGLNIQEAHAFSTVDGYSLDTFVVDGWSSEEKMEQLRDVLEGEIPKITNLSRSKNQFKSPSLLSRIKDGDTENERIASRLKIEQTAKALQEAQVLVQLLEKEHALAVQEDLAIASEATSSLQ, encoded by the exons ATGAACACTATTTCTGAGTTTCTATACTCCTTCACTTTCAGCAGTCGTCCAACATATGCCTTTGGCTTGTCACCAAGTCTTGAACTTGCACTTAAGGCTAAAGGATCAAATGGTCAAGGTGGAGGTGATTGTGATCTCCACTCTTTTCG ACATTTCTATGAAATTACAATTTCAACTGTTGACAAGCCAAAGCTCCTCAGTAAG TTAACTTCCTTACTTTCTGAGATTGGGCTGAATATCCAAGAAGCACATGCTTTTTCAACTGTTGATGGTTACTCCTTGGATACATTTGTTGTTGATGGCTGGTCATCCGAG gaaaaaatgGAGCAGCTTAGAGATGTATTGGAGGGGGAAATTCCTAAGATTACG AATCTATCTCGGTccaaaaatcaattcaaatcgCCTTCGTTGCTCTCTCGGATCAAGGATGGCGATACTGAGAACGAAAGGATCGCGTCACGCTTGAAGATCGAACAGACTGCGAAGGCTCTTCAGGAAGCGCAGGTCCTTGTGCAACTATTGGAAAAGGAGCACGCCTTGGCTGTTCAGGAAGACCTCGCAATAGCTAGTGAAGCCACTTCTTCTCTGCAGTAG